A part of Streptomyces sp. NBC_01451 genomic DNA contains:
- a CDS encoding HIT family protein has product MLHGMTSEPEQQIGVGTQDAFQRLWTPHRMAYIQGENKPTGPGADDGCPFCSIPAKSDEDGLILQRGEQVYAVLNLYPYTGGHLMVVPYRHVADYTDLTDSETAELAELTKQAMTALRRASGAHGFNIGMNQGTVAGAGIAAHLHQHIVPRWGGDTNFMPVVGHTKVLPQLLGDTRKMLAEAWPSSAGPDIPSPV; this is encoded by the coding sequence ATGCTGCATGGCATGACGAGTGAGCCGGAGCAGCAGATCGGAGTCGGGACGCAGGACGCGTTTCAGCGCCTGTGGACGCCTCACCGAATGGCGTACATCCAGGGCGAGAACAAGCCCACCGGCCCAGGCGCCGACGACGGCTGTCCCTTCTGCTCGATCCCGGCCAAGTCCGACGAGGACGGCCTCATCCTCCAGCGTGGCGAGCAGGTCTACGCCGTGCTCAACCTGTACCCGTACACGGGCGGCCATCTGATGGTCGTACCGTACCGGCATGTCGCCGACTACACGGACCTGACGGACTCCGAGACCGCCGAACTGGCCGAGCTGACCAAGCAGGCGATGACGGCGTTGCGCAGGGCGTCCGGTGCGCACGGCTTCAACATCGGGATGAACCAGGGCACGGTGGCGGGCGCCGGCATCGCGGCCCATCTGCACCAGCACATCGTCCCGCGCTGGGGCGGCGACACGAACTTCATGCCGGTGGTGGGCCACACGAAGGTGCTGCCGCAGCTGCTGGGGGACACAAGGAAAATGCTGGCGGAGGCGTGGCCCTCCAGCGCGGGCCCGGACATCCCCAGCCCGGTCTAG
- a CDS encoding elongation factor G-like protein EF-G2: protein MGDKANAHPGAAGRATAADHPASVRNVVLVGHCGSGKTTLVEALALTAGAVNRAGRVEDGGTVSDYDEIEHRQQRSVQLSLVPVEWGGYKINILDTPGYADFVGELRAGLRAADAALFVVSASDGVDGSTRMVWEECAAVGMPRAIVVTHLESARADFDDMTRICAEAFGADDPDAVLPLYLPLHGAPGPDGHAPVTGLTGLLSQKLFDYSSGERKEAEPGPEQLPGIEEARNRLIEGIIAESEDETLMDRYLGGEEIDFDTLVEDLERAVARGTFFPVLAAAPAADGARQGLGTVELLELITGGFPTPLERAAPGVTTVDGRPRDLKPCDPDGPLVAEVVKTASDPYVGRVSLVRVFSGTLRPDETVHVSGHGLADRGHEDHDVDERVGALSAPFGKQQRALTHCIAGDLACVAKLNRAETGDTLSAKDDPLLMEPWEMPDPLLPLAIRAHSKADEDKLSQGLGRLVAEDPTMRLEQNPDTHQVVLWCLGEAHADVALERLRNRYGVQVDVVPHKVSLRETFGGRSAGRGRHVKQSGGHGQFAICAIEVEPLPGGSGIEFVDKVVGGAVPRQFIPSVEKGVRAQAGKGVAAGYPLIDVRVTLLDGKAHSVDSSDAAFQTAGALALREAAADAEIHLLEPVAEVTVLVGDDYVGSVMSDLSGRRGRVVGTEQAGGGRTLVRAEVPEIEIDRYAVDLRSLSHGTARFDRRYARHEPMPPQIAEKVREQARGTA from the coding sequence ATGGGCGACAAGGCGAACGCACACCCCGGAGCCGCCGGCAGGGCTACAGCGGCCGACCACCCCGCGTCCGTACGGAATGTGGTGCTGGTCGGCCACTGCGGATCGGGCAAGACCACCTTGGTGGAGGCTCTCGCGCTGACCGCGGGAGCCGTCAACCGGGCGGGCCGTGTGGAGGACGGCGGCACCGTCTCCGACTACGACGAGATCGAGCACCGGCAGCAGCGCTCGGTGCAGCTCTCCCTGGTGCCCGTCGAATGGGGCGGGTACAAGATCAACATTCTGGACACTCCCGGATACGCCGACTTCGTCGGGGAGCTCAGGGCCGGTCTGCGCGCGGCGGACGCGGCCCTTTTCGTCGTCTCGGCCTCGGACGGGGTCGACGGCTCGACACGGATGGTGTGGGAGGAGTGCGCGGCGGTCGGTATGCCGCGGGCCATCGTCGTCACGCACCTGGAGTCCGCGCGCGCCGACTTCGACGACATGACGCGCATCTGCGCGGAGGCCTTCGGCGCGGACGACCCCGACGCCGTACTGCCGCTCTATCTGCCGCTGCACGGCGCGCCGGGGCCGGACGGGCACGCGCCCGTGACCGGGCTGACCGGACTGCTGTCGCAGAAGCTGTTCGACTACTCCTCAGGGGAGCGCAAGGAGGCCGAACCCGGGCCCGAACAGCTCCCGGGCATCGAGGAGGCCCGCAACCGGCTCATCGAGGGGATCATCGCGGAGAGCGAGGACGAGACCCTCATGGACCGCTATCTGGGCGGTGAGGAGATCGACTTCGACACGCTGGTCGAGGACCTGGAACGCGCCGTCGCGCGCGGGACCTTCTTCCCCGTGCTCGCCGCCGCCCCCGCCGCCGACGGTGCCCGGCAGGGCCTGGGCACCGTCGAGCTGCTGGAGCTGATCACCGGGGGCTTCCCGACCCCGCTGGAGCGCGCGGCGCCCGGGGTCACCACGGTGGACGGCCGCCCGCGCGACCTGAAACCCTGTGATCCGGACGGCCCGCTGGTCGCGGAGGTCGTGAAGACGGCCAGCGACCCCTATGTGGGCCGGGTGTCGCTCGTCCGCGTCTTCTCCGGCACCCTGCGGCCCGACGAGACGGTCCATGTCTCCGGGCACGGGCTCGCCGACCGCGGCCACGAGGACCACGATGTCGACGAGCGCGTCGGCGCCCTGTCCGCGCCCTTCGGCAAGCAGCAGCGCGCGCTCACGCACTGCATCGCGGGTGACCTGGCCTGTGTGGCGAAGCTGAACCGGGCGGAGACCGGTGACACGCTCTCCGCGAAGGACGACCCGCTGCTGATGGAGCCGTGGGAGATGCCCGACCCGCTGCTGCCGCTGGCCATCCGGGCGCACAGCAAGGCGGACGAGGACAAGCTCTCGCAGGGCCTCGGCCGGCTCGTCGCCGAGGATCCCACGATGCGGCTTGAGCAGAATCCGGACACCCACCAGGTGGTCCTGTGGTGCCTGGGCGAGGCCCACGCGGACGTCGCCCTGGAACGGCTGCGCAACCGGTACGGCGTCCAGGTGGACGTCGTACCACACAAGGTCTCCCTGCGGGAGACGTTCGGCGGCCGGTCGGCGGGGCGCGGACGTCATGTGAAGCAGTCCGGCGGGCACGGGCAGTTCGCGATCTGCGCCATCGAGGTGGAGCCGCTGCCGGGCGGCTCGGGCATCGAGTTCGTGGACAAGGTCGTCGGCGGCGCCGTGCCCAGGCAGTTCATCCCGTCCGTGGAGAAGGGCGTACGGGCCCAGGCCGGCAAGGGAGTCGCCGCCGGCTATCCGCTCATCGACGTACGGGTCACCCTGCTCGACGGCAAGGCCCACTCGGTGGACTCCTCCGACGCCGCGTTCCAGACCGCCGGCGCGCTCGCGCTGCGCGAGGCCGCCGCCGACGCCGAGATCCACCTCCTCGAACCCGTGGCCGAGGTGACGGTGCTCGTCGGCGACGACTACGTGGGGTCCGTGATGAGCGACCTCTCCGGGAGGCGCGGGCGGGTCGTCGGCACCGAGCAGGCGGGCGGCGGGCGGACCCTCGTACGGGCCGAGGTGCCCGAGATCGAGATCGACCGGTACGCCGTCGATCTGCGCTCCCTCTCGCACGGCACCGCCCGCTTCGACCGCAGGTACGCGCGGCACGAGCCGATGCCGCCGCAGATCGCCGAGAAGGTCCGCGAACAGGCCCGGGGAACCGCGTAG
- the pgsA gene encoding phosphatidylinositol phosphate synthase, whose product MGQPVASRGRTATPTLGKAMLNKYARAFFTRVLTPFAAFLIRRGVSPDTVTLLGTAGVIAGALVFYPRGELFWGTIVITLFVFSDLVDGNMARQLGRSSRWGAFLDSTLDRVADGAIFGGFALWYAGGGNDIVLCAVSIFCLTSGQVVSYTKARGESIGLPVAVNGLVERAERLVISLVAAGLSGMHEFGVPGIQYLLPVALWIVAVGSLVTLIQRVVTVRREAAEADAAAASGSTDQSTEQNSETAS is encoded by the coding sequence ATGGGCCAGCCGGTGGCCAGTAGGGGCCGCACGGCGACACCGACCCTCGGGAAGGCCATGCTGAACAAGTACGCGCGTGCATTCTTCACGCGTGTCCTCACACCGTTCGCAGCGTTTCTCATCCGCCGGGGCGTCAGCCCCGACACGGTCACGCTCCTCGGTACCGCCGGAGTGATCGCGGGCGCGCTGGTCTTCTACCCCAGGGGTGAGCTCTTCTGGGGCACGATCGTCATCACGCTGTTCGTGTTCTCGGACCTCGTCGACGGCAACATGGCCCGCCAGCTGGGCCGGTCCAGTCGCTGGGGCGCCTTCCTGGACTCCACCCTCGACCGGGTGGCCGACGGCGCGATCTTCGGCGGCTTCGCCCTCTGGTACGCGGGCGGCGGGAACGACATCGTCCTGTGCGCGGTCTCCATCTTCTGTCTGACCAGCGGCCAGGTCGTCTCGTACACCAAGGCGCGCGGTGAGTCGATCGGCCTGCCGGTCGCCGTCAACGGCCTGGTGGAGCGCGCCGAGCGCCTGGTGATCTCGCTGGTCGCGGCCGGTCTCTCGGGTATGCACGAGTTCGGGGTGCCCGGCATCCAGTACCTGCTGCCGGTCGCCCTGTGGATCGTCGCCGTCGGCAGCCTGGTCACGCTGATCCAGCGCGTCGTCACGGTTCGCCGGGAGGCCGCGGAGGCGGACGCGGCAGCGGCGAGCGGGAGTACCGACCAGAGCACCGAGCAGAACAGCGAGACGGCATCGTGA
- a CDS encoding phosphatidylinositol mannoside acyltransferase: MSDLRGRLTDGAYAVGWSAVKKLPEPVAAALGRTIADLAWKRRGERVRRLESNYARVLPDATPRRLAELSRAGMRSYLRYWMESFRLPTWSPERVKAGFEAKDLHHLTDGLASGRGVVLALPHLGNWDLAGAWVTTKLETRFTTVAERLKPETLYDRFVAYREGLGMEVLPHSGGTAFGTLARRLRDGGLVCLVADRDLSASGVEVKFFGDAARMPAGPALLAQQTGALLLPVTLWYDDSPIMKGRVHPPIEVPETGTKAEKTSVMTQALADAFATGIADHPEDWHMLQRLWLADLDPAKDPERNRVKSTGSGQDVVRDPGKGTP; this comes from the coding sequence GTGAGCGATCTGCGGGGGAGGCTCACGGACGGGGCGTACGCGGTGGGCTGGAGCGCCGTGAAGAAGCTCCCGGAGCCTGTCGCCGCCGCGCTCGGGCGGACCATCGCCGACCTCGCCTGGAAACGGCGCGGGGAACGCGTACGACGGCTCGAATCGAACTACGCGCGCGTGCTGCCCGACGCGACACCGCGGCGTCTCGCCGAACTGTCCCGCGCGGGCATGCGTTCGTACCTGCGCTACTGGATGGAGTCCTTCCGTCTCCCCACCTGGAGCCCGGAGCGGGTGAAGGCGGGTTTCGAGGCGAAGGACCTGCACCACCTGACCGACGGGCTGGCCTCGGGCCGGGGGGTGGTCCTCGCGCTTCCGCACCTGGGCAACTGGGACCTGGCCGGCGCCTGGGTCACCACCAAGCTGGAGACACGGTTCACGACGGTCGCCGAGCGCCTGAAACCGGAGACGCTGTACGACCGTTTCGTCGCCTACCGCGAGGGTCTGGGCATGGAGGTCCTGCCGCACAGCGGCGGCACCGCGTTCGGCACCCTGGCACGGCGGCTGCGGGACGGCGGCCTGGTCTGCCTGGTCGCCGACCGGGACCTGTCCGCGTCGGGCGTCGAGGTGAAGTTCTTCGGCGACGCGGCCCGGATGCCGGCCGGTCCGGCCCTGTTGGCCCAGCAGACCGGCGCACTCCTGCTCCCGGTGACCCTGTGGTACGACGACTCGCCGATCATGAAGGGCCGGGTTCATCCCCCGATCGAGGTACCCGAGACAGGTACGAAGGCCGAGAAGACGTCAGTCATGACACAGGCGCTGGCCGATGCCTTCGCCACGGGAATCGCCGACCACCCGGAGGACTGGCACATGCTTCAGCGGCTGTGGCTCGCAGATCTCGACCCCGCGAAGGATCCGGAGAGGAACCGGGTGAAGAGCACCGGGAGCGGGCAGGACGTCGTGCGGGACCCCGGGAAGGGGACCCCGTGA
- a CDS encoding glycosyltransferase family 4 protein — MKIGIVCPYSWDVPGGVQFHIRDLAEYFIRLGHEVSVLAPADDDTPLPPYVVSAGRAVPVPYNGSVARLNFGFLSAARVRRWLHDGEFDVIHIHEPASPSLGLLACWAAQGPIVATFHTSNPRSRAMVAAYSMLQPALEKISARIAVSEYARRTLVEHLGGDAVVIPNGVDVDFFAGAKPKPEWQGGTIGFIGRIDEPRKGLPVLMKALPKIFAARPETRLLVAGRGDEEEAVESLPPEMRSRVEFLGMVSDVDKARLLRSVDMYIAPNTGGESFGIILVEALSAGAPVLASDLDAFAQVLDQGAAGELFTNEDADALADAAVRLLGDPARRDELRERGSAHVRRFDWSTVGADILSVYETVTDGATAVAADERTGTGLRARLGLAARD, encoded by the coding sequence GTGAAGATCGGCATCGTCTGCCCGTACTCCTGGGACGTGCCCGGCGGCGTCCAGTTCCACATCCGCGACCTGGCCGAGTACTTCATCCGGCTGGGCCACGAGGTCTCCGTCCTCGCCCCGGCCGACGACGACACCCCGCTCCCGCCGTACGTCGTGTCGGCCGGCCGCGCGGTCCCGGTGCCGTACAACGGCTCGGTGGCCCGCCTGAACTTCGGTTTCCTGTCGGCCGCGAGGGTGCGGCGGTGGCTGCACGACGGCGAGTTCGACGTGATCCACATCCATGAGCCGGCCTCGCCCTCACTGGGCCTGCTGGCCTGCTGGGCGGCCCAGGGCCCGATCGTGGCCACCTTCCACACCTCGAACCCGCGCTCCCGGGCCATGGTCGCCGCGTACTCGATGCTCCAGCCCGCCCTGGAGAAGATCAGCGCCCGGATCGCGGTGAGCGAGTACGCCCGGCGCACGCTGGTGGAACACCTCGGCGGCGACGCGGTCGTCATCCCGAACGGTGTCGACGTCGACTTCTTCGCCGGGGCCAAGCCGAAGCCCGAGTGGCAGGGCGGCACGATCGGATTCATCGGCCGCATCGACGAACCGCGCAAGGGACTGCCGGTCCTGATGAAGGCGCTCCCGAAGATCTTCGCCGCCCGCCCGGAGACGAGGCTGCTGGTCGCCGGCCGTGGAGACGAGGAGGAGGCGGTGGAGAGCCTGCCGCCGGAGATGCGCTCGCGGGTCGAGTTCCTGGGCATGGTCAGCGACGTGGACAAGGCCCGGCTGCTGCGCAGCGTGGACATGTACATCGCCCCCAACACCGGCGGGGAGAGCTTCGGGATCATCCTGGTCGAGGCGCTGTCTGCGGGCGCACCCGTCCTGGCCTCGGACCTCGACGCGTTCGCCCAGGTCCTGGACCAGGGAGCGGCGGGCGAACTGTTCACGAACGAGGACGCGGACGCCCTGGCCGACGCGGCCGTACGCCTGCTGGGCGACCCGGCCCGCCGGGACGAACTGCGGGAGCGGGGCAGCGCCCATGTACGGCGGTTCGACTGGTCGACGGTGGGGGCGGACATCCTGTCCGTGTACGAGACGGTGACGGACGGTGCGACAGCCGTCGCGGCGGACGAGCGTACGGGTACGGGGCTGCGGGCGCGGCTGGGGCTGGCGGCCCGGGACTGA
- the pdxS gene encoding pyridoxal 5'-phosphate synthase lyase subunit PdxS: MAEQLKGGVIMDVVNAEQAKIAEDAGAVAVMALERVPADIRKDGGVARMSDPDMIEGIIEAVSIPVMAKSRIGHFVEAQVLQSLGVDYIDESEVLTPADEVNHSDKWAFTTPFVCGATNLGEALRRIAEGAAMIRSKGEAGTGNVVEAVRHLRQIKNEIARLRGYDNNELYAAAKDLRAPYELVKEVAELGKLPVVLFSAGGVATPADAALMRQLGAEGVFVGSGIFKSGDPAKRAAAIVKATTFYDDPKIIADASRNLGEAMVGINCDTLPEAERYANRGW, translated from the coding sequence ATGGCCGAGCAGCTCAAGGGCGGTGTGATCATGGACGTGGTCAACGCCGAGCAGGCCAAGATCGCCGAGGACGCCGGCGCCGTCGCCGTCATGGCCCTGGAGCGCGTCCCGGCGGACATCCGCAAGGACGGCGGCGTGGCCCGTATGTCCGACCCGGACATGATCGAGGGCATCATCGAGGCCGTGTCCATCCCGGTCATGGCGAAGTCCCGCATCGGCCACTTCGTCGAGGCCCAGGTCCTGCAGTCCCTCGGCGTCGACTACATCGACGAGTCCGAGGTGCTGACCCCCGCCGACGAGGTCAACCACTCCGACAAGTGGGCCTTCACCACTCCCTTCGTCTGTGGCGCCACCAACCTCGGTGAGGCCCTGCGCCGTATCGCCGAGGGCGCCGCGATGATCCGCTCCAAGGGCGAGGCGGGCACCGGCAACGTCGTCGAGGCCGTCCGCCACCTGCGGCAGATCAAGAACGAGATCGCCCGTCTGCGCGGCTACGACAACAACGAGCTGTACGCCGCCGCCAAGGACCTGCGCGCCCCGTACGAGCTCGTCAAGGAGGTCGCCGAACTCGGCAAGCTGCCGGTCGTGCTGTTCTCCGCCGGCGGTGTGGCGACCCCCGCCGACGCCGCGCTCATGCGTCAGCTGGGCGCCGAGGGCGTCTTCGTCGGCTCCGGCATCTTCAAGTCCGGCGACCCGGCCAAGCGCGCCGCCGCCATCGTGAAGGCGACCACCTTCTACGACGACCCGAAGATCATCGCGGACGCGTCCCGCAACCTCGGCGAGGCCATGGTCGGCATCAACTGCGACACGCTGCCCGAGGCCGAGCGCTACGCGAACCGGGGCTGGTAG
- the pdxT gene encoding pyridoxal 5'-phosphate synthase glutaminase subunit PdxT: protein MYDTPVVGVLALQGDVQEHLIALAEADALARPVRRPEELAEVDGLIIPGGESTTISKLAVLFGVMEPLRARVRAGMPVYGTCAGMIMLADKILDPRSGQETVGGIDMIVRRNAFGRQNESFEAGVDVKGVEGDPVEGVFIRAPWVESVGAEAEVLAEHAGHIVAVRQGNALATSFHPELTGDHRVHSLFVGMVRAHMARAVGADRTAESL, encoded by the coding sequence ATGTACGACACCCCCGTCGTAGGGGTCCTGGCCCTCCAGGGCGACGTACAGGAGCACCTCATCGCCCTGGCCGAGGCGGACGCCCTGGCCAGGCCGGTGCGGCGCCCCGAGGAACTGGCCGAGGTGGACGGTCTGATCATCCCCGGCGGTGAGTCCACCACCATCTCCAAGCTGGCCGTCCTGTTCGGCGTGATGGAGCCCCTCCGCGCGCGCGTGCGCGCCGGAATGCCCGTCTACGGCACCTGCGCCGGCATGATCATGCTCGCCGACAAGATCCTCGACCCGCGCTCGGGGCAGGAGACCGTCGGCGGTATCGACATGATCGTGCGCCGCAACGCCTTCGGACGACAGAACGAGTCCTTCGAAGCCGGGGTCGACGTGAAGGGCGTGGAGGGCGATCCTGTGGAGGGCGTCTTCATCCGTGCCCCCTGGGTCGAGTCCGTGGGCGCCGAGGCCGAGGTGCTCGCCGAGCACGCCGGTCACATCGTCGCCGTACGCCAGGGCAACGCGCTCGCCACGTCGTTCCACCCGGAACTGACCGGCGACCACCGCGTCCACTCCCTGTTCGTCGGCATGGTGCGGGCCCACATGGCACGCGCGGTGGGCGCGGACCGAACAGCGGAGTCCTTGTAG
- a CDS encoding YebC/PmpR family DNA-binding transcriptional regulator, whose amino-acid sequence MSGHSKWATTKHKKAVIDAKRGKLFAKMIKNIEVAARTGGADPSGNPTLFDAIQKAKKSSVPNKNIDSAVKRGAGLEAGGADYETIMYEGYGPNGVAVLIECLTDNRNRAASDVRVAMTRNGGNMADPGSVSYLFNRKGVIVVPKGELAEDDVLGAVLEAGAEEVNDHGESFEVISEATDLVAVRTALQEAGIDYDSADANFVPTMQVELDEEGARKIFKLIDALEDSDDVQNVFANFDVSDEVMEKVDA is encoded by the coding sequence ATGTCCGGCCACTCTAAATGGGCTACGACGAAGCACAAGAAGGCCGTGATCGACGCCAAGCGCGGCAAGCTCTTCGCGAAGATGATCAAAAACATCGAGGTCGCGGCACGTACGGGCGGCGCCGACCCGTCCGGCAACCCGACGCTGTTCGACGCCATCCAGAAGGCCAAGAAGAGCTCGGTCCCGAACAAGAACATCGACTCCGCGGTCAAGCGCGGAGCCGGCCTCGAAGCCGGTGGCGCCGACTACGAGACGATCATGTACGAGGGTTACGGCCCCAACGGTGTCGCGGTGCTCATCGAGTGCCTCACCGACAACCGCAACCGCGCCGCCTCGGACGTCCGCGTCGCCATGACCCGCAACGGCGGCAACATGGCCGACCCCGGTTCCGTCTCGTACCTCTTCAACCGCAAGGGCGTCATCGTCGTCCCCAAGGGTGAGCTGGCCGAGGACGACGTCCTGGGCGCCGTGCTGGAGGCGGGTGCCGAGGAGGTCAACGACCACGGCGAGTCCTTCGAGGTCATCTCCGAGGCCACCGACCTGGTCGCGGTGCGCACCGCGCTCCAGGAGGCCGGCATCGACTACGACTCCGCCGACGCCAACTTCGTCCCGACCATGCAGGTCGAACTGGACGAGGAGGGCGCCAGGAAGATCTTCAAGCTGATCGACGCGCTGGAGGACAGCGACGACGTGCAGAACGTCTTCGCCAACTTCGACGTCAGCGACGAGGTCATGGAGAAGGTCGACGCGTAG
- the ruvC gene encoding crossover junction endodeoxyribonuclease RuvC gives MRVLGVDPGLTRCGIGVVEGVPGRPLTMVGVGVVRTPADAELGLRLVAIEQGIEEWLDEHRPEFVAVERVFSQHNVRTVMGTAQASAVAMLCAARRGIPVALHTPSEVKAAVTGSGRADKAQVGAMVTRLLRLDAPPKPADAADALALAICHIWRAPAQTRLQQAVAQNRFQQAVALHKAQAARATASPTASASPSAPASPTAPASKGRPA, from the coding sequence GTGCGCGTACTCGGAGTGGACCCGGGACTGACCCGATGCGGCATCGGTGTCGTCGAGGGCGTCCCCGGGCGCCCGTTGACGATGGTCGGCGTCGGTGTCGTACGTACCCCCGCCGATGCCGAACTGGGGCTGCGGCTCGTCGCGATCGAGCAGGGCATCGAGGAGTGGCTCGACGAGCACCGGCCCGAATTCGTCGCCGTGGAGCGGGTGTTCAGCCAGCACAACGTCCGTACGGTGATGGGCACGGCCCAGGCCAGCGCCGTCGCGATGCTGTGTGCCGCCCGGCGCGGCATCCCCGTCGCGCTGCACACCCCCAGCGAGGTCAAGGCCGCCGTCACCGGCAGCGGACGGGCCGACAAGGCCCAGGTCGGCGCGATGGTGACCCGGCTGCTCCGGCTCGACGCGCCCCCCAAACCGGCCGACGCGGCCGACGCCCTCGCGCTCGCCATCTGCCACATCTGGCGCGCACCCGCCCAGACGCGCCTTCAGCAGGCCGTCGCGCAGAACCGGTTCCAGCAGGCCGTCGCCCTCCACAAGGCGCAGGCCGCCAGAGCCACCGCATCGCCAACAGCATCCGCATCGCCGTCCGCACCCGCATCACCAACTGCACCCGCCTCGAAAGGCCGCCCCGCATGA
- the ruvA gene encoding Holliday junction branch migration protein RuvA, whose product MIAFVSGPVAALAPDSAVVEVGGIGIAVQCAPNTLSGLRMGQQARLATSLVVREDSLTLYGFQDDDERQTFELLQTASGVGPRLAQAMLAVHSPDALRRAVSTADEKALIAVPGIGKRGAQKLLLELKDRLGAPLGTGPAIGSPVTTGWRDQLHAALIGLGYATREADEAVAAVAPQAEAAEGAPQVGQLLKAALQTLNRAR is encoded by the coding sequence ATGATCGCCTTCGTCAGCGGCCCGGTCGCCGCCCTCGCCCCCGACTCCGCGGTGGTCGAGGTGGGCGGGATCGGCATCGCCGTCCAGTGCGCCCCCAACACCCTGTCCGGACTCAGGATGGGACAGCAGGCCAGACTCGCCACCTCCCTGGTGGTCCGCGAGGACTCGCTGACCCTGTACGGCTTCCAGGACGACGACGAGCGGCAGACCTTCGAGCTGCTCCAGACGGCGAGCGGTGTCGGCCCCCGCCTGGCCCAGGCCATGCTGGCCGTCCACTCGCCGGACGCCCTGCGCCGCGCGGTGTCCACAGCGGACGAGAAGGCGCTGATCGCCGTGCCCGGTATCGGCAAGAGGGGTGCCCAGAAGCTTCTCCTGGAACTGAAGGACCGCCTCGGCGCACCCCTCGGCACCGGCCCCGCCATCGGCTCCCCGGTCACCACCGGCTGGCGCGACCAACTGCACGCGGCCCTGATCGGCCTCGGGTACGCGACCCGCGAGGCCGACGAGGCGGTGGCCGCCGTGGCACCCCAGGCCGAGGCCGCAGAAGGCGCCCCCCAGGTGGGCCAGCTGCTGAAGGCGGCCCTGCAGACCCTCAACAGAGCCCGCTGA
- the ruvB gene encoding Holliday junction branch migration DNA helicase RuvB translates to MNWDDTTDESTAPERLVAASADGEDQAVEAALRPKDLDEFIGQEKVREQLDLVLRAARARGATADHVLLSGAPGLGKTTLSMIIAAEMAAPIRITSGPAIQHAGDLAAILSSLQEGEVLFLDEIHRMSRPAEEMLYMAMEDFRVDVIVGKGPGATAIPLELPPFTLVGATTRAGLLPPPLRDRFGFTAHMEFYEPAELERVIHRSANLLDVEIGADGAAEIAGRSRGTPRIANRLLRRVRDYAQVKADGIITRDIAQAALKVYEVDARGLDRLDRGVLEALLKLFGGGPVGLSTLAVAVGEERETVEEVAEPFLVREGLLARTPRGRVATPAAWAHLGLTPPRSTTGGSGQQDLFGA, encoded by the coding sequence GTGAACTGGGACGACACGACCGACGAGAGCACCGCCCCCGAGCGGCTCGTCGCCGCGTCCGCCGACGGCGAGGACCAGGCCGTCGAGGCCGCCCTGCGTCCCAAGGACCTGGACGAGTTCATCGGCCAGGAGAAGGTCCGCGAGCAGCTCGACCTCGTCCTGCGCGCCGCACGCGCGCGTGGCGCCACCGCCGACCACGTGCTGCTCTCCGGTGCCCCCGGCCTCGGCAAGACCACCCTCTCGATGATCATCGCGGCCGAGATGGCAGCCCCCATCCGCATCACCAGCGGCCCCGCCATTCAGCACGCCGGTGACCTCGCGGCGATCCTCTCCTCCCTCCAGGAGGGAGAGGTCCTCTTCCTCGACGAGATCCACCGCATGTCCCGGCCCGCCGAGGAGATGCTCTACATGGCGATGGAGGACTTCCGCGTCGACGTGATCGTCGGCAAGGGCCCCGGCGCCACCGCCATCCCCCTCGAACTGCCCCCGTTCACACTGGTCGGCGCCACCACGCGCGCGGGACTGCTGCCGCCCCCGCTGCGCGACCGCTTCGGCTTCACCGCCCACATGGAGTTCTACGAACCGGCCGAGCTGGAGCGCGTCATCCACCGCTCCGCGAACCTCCTCGACGTGGAGATCGGTGCCGACGGCGCCGCCGAGATCGCCGGCCGCTCACGCGGCACCCCCCGAATCGCCAACCGCCTGCTGCGCCGCGTCCGGGACTACGCGCAGGTGAAGGCCGACGGCATCATCACGCGCGACATCGCGCAGGCGGCCCTGAAGGTCTACGAGGTCGACGCCCGCGGACTCGACCGCCTCGACAGAGGTGTCCTCGAAGCGCTGCTCAAGCTGTTCGGCGGCGGCCCGGTCGGGCTCTCGACACTGGCCGTCGCGGTGGGGGAGGAGCGGGAGACCGTCGAGGAGGTCGCCGAGCCCTTCCTCGTACGGGAGGGACTGCTCGCCCGTACCCCGCGCGGACGAGTCGCGACGCCCGCCGCATGGGCGCATCTCGGCCTCACGCCGCCCCGTTCCACAACGGGGGGAAGCGGACAACAGGACCTGTTCGGGGCGTGA